A single region of the Thunnus maccoyii chromosome 10, fThuMac1.1, whole genome shotgun sequence genome encodes:
- the prpf31 gene encoding U4/U6 small nuclear ribonucleoprotein Prp31 has translation MSLADELLADLEEAGDEGEDGLYPEGEEGESDGEASQGRTEGGLEDIPEEMEVDYSKAESVASIAKLRNSKQFSEIMDKISGYIGKQRKNSEVSGPVEADPEYRLIVAANNLTVEIDNELNIIHKFTRDKYSKRFPELESLVPDSLDYIRTVKELGNNLEKCKNNETLQQILTNATIMVVSVTASTTQGSQLNEDELKQLEEACDMALELNQSKHRIYEYVESRMSFIAPNLSIIVGASTAAKIMGIAGGLTNLSKMPACNLMLLGAQRRTLSGFSSTSLLPHTGFIYHCDVVQSLPPDLRRKAARLVAAKCTLAARVDSFHESSDGKVGYDLKEEIERKFDKWQEPPPVKQVKPLPAPLDGQRKKRGGRRYRKMKERLGLTEIRKHANRMTFAEIEDDAYQEDLGFSLGQLGKSGSGRVRQAQVNEATKARISKSLQRTLQKQSMTYGGKSTVRDRSSGTSSSVAFTPLQGLEIVNPQAAEKKVAEANQKYFSNMAEFLKVKKESKM, from the exons ATGTCTCTGGCGGACGAGCTCCTGGCAGACCTCGAGGAGGCCGGAGATGAAGGAGAGGACGGGTTGTAtccagagggagaggaaggtgAGAGCGATGGAGAGGCGTCACAGggaaggacagagggagggcTGGAAGACATCCCAGAGGAGATGGAGGTGGACTACAGTAAAGCTGAGAGTGTTGCATCCATCGCCAAGCTCCGCAACAGCAAACAG TTTTCAGAGATCATGGACAAAATTTCAGGATATATTGGAAAGCAGCGCAAAAACTCAGAGG TCTCAGGCCCCGTCGAAGCTGACCCAGAATACAGACTGATCGTAGCAGCCAATAACCTCACAGTAGAGATCGACAATGAGCTCA ATATCATTCACAAGTTTACTCGGGACAAGTACTCCAAGAGGTTCCCAGAGCTCGAGTCTCTGGTGCCAGATTCTCTAGATTACATCCGCACGGTCAAG GAACTGGGAAACAACCTGGAAAAGTGCAAGAACAATGAAACTCTACAGCAAATCCTCACCAACGCCACTATTATGGTCGTCAGTGTCACAGCCTCGACCACACAGGG GTCACAGCTAAATGAGGATGAACTAAAGCAACTGGAGGAAGCATGTGACATGGCCCTGGAGCTGAACCAGTCTAAACACAGGATATATGAATATGTAGAGTCCAGAATGTCATTCATTGCCCCAAATCTGTCCATCATTGTCGGAGCGTCAACAGCTGCCAAGATCATGG GTATTGCTGGAGGCCTCACTAACCTGTCCAAGATGCCCGCCTGTAACCTGATGCTGCTCGGAGCTCAGAGGAGAACCCTGTCCGGCTTCAGCAGCACCTCTCTGCTGCCCCACACTGGCTTCATCTACCACTGTGATGTCGTGCAGTCACTACCACCC gacCTCAGGAGGAAAGCAGCTCGTCTGGTGGCTGCAAAGTGCACTCTGGCTGCCCGGGTGGACAGTTTCCATGAGAGCTCAGATGGCAAG GTTGGCTACGAtctaaaagaagaaatagagaGGAAGTTTGATAAATGGCAGGAGCCTCCACCAGTGAAGCAGGTCAAACCACTGCCTGCACCACTGGACggacagaggaagaagagaggaggaaggag GTATCGAAAGATGAAGGAGCGTCTCGGGCTGACTGAGATCAGAAAACATGCCAACAGGATGACCTTTGCAGAG ATCGAAGACGATGCGTACCAGGAGGACCTGGGCTTCAGTCTGGGTCAGCTAGGGAAGAGCGGCAGCGGGCGTGTCAGGCAGGCTCAGGTCAACGAGGCCACCAAAGCCAGAATCTCCAAGTCTCTCCAG AGGACGTTGCAGAAGCAGAGCATGACATACGGAGGAAAGTCAACGGTCAGAGATCGCTCCTCAGGAACCAGCTCCAGCGTCGCGTTTACCCCTCTACAG GGGCTGGAGATTGTGAACCCACAGGCTGCAGAGAAGAAGGTGGCTGAAGCCAACCAGAAATATTTCTCTAACATGGCAGAGTTCCTCAAAGTCAAGAAGGAATCCAAGATGTGA